The Coccidioides posadasii str. Silveira chromosome 3, complete sequence genome contains a region encoding:
- the STE3 gene encoding a-factor receptor (EggNog:ENOG410PJEA~COG:T~TransMembrane:7 (o15-34i41-63o83-105i126-147o176-197i218-241o279-296i)~BUSCO:8774at33183): MSEIQPSLERSPEGVALSVFAFLSILVCFPPLLWHSRNKNFPAVCLTVWLIVQNIFNFINPLVWPTDDIPSWWDGRGYCDIQAKLITGAGVGIAGPLACIFRSLAKVLDTEHATIMPSKGEKRRTLAFDISFCVIIPAFVMAIHYIVQERRYFIYAIVGCMPSYISSWPSIIVNHMWAPLVLTVAVVYAVIVVYRLIKYKREFNYIISVSSSTNKSRFMRLFILSMVLLLGSYPVQIYVLFFNITGFGPLLPFSWAEVHGPEWQVIEKYPMGGKVFFDRWIHVTAGFLLFAFFGFGKDATLMYRSFLLKLGLGRLFPGLQHPHIMGSGHGSSRSKGGSLGSRTRIIFRGKSEDTTTMSTVSKPDESSSMSIGPFISSDSGRRSPSFSLNKPASSHLARTTPNENHSTEPYLSDIGNILQVSPPRPSPQPGTVDVRTSFPVSPRRGDDMV; this comes from the exons ATGTCGGAAATTCAGCCTTCCCTCGAGAGATCTCCGGAAGGGGTTGCCCTTTCAGTATTCGCCTTCCTCTCTATCCTCGTTTGCTTTCCGCCTTTGCTCTGGCACTCGAGGAATAAGAACTTCCCCGCAGTATGTTTGACGGTCTGGCTTATCGTTCAAAATATCTTCAACTTTATTAATCCACTGGTCTGGCCTACCGATGATATACCTTCGTGGTGGGATGGCCGAGGATATTGCGATATCCAAGCCAAACTCATAACTGGAGCAGGCGTCGGAATTGCGGGCCCATTGGCATGTATATTTCGATCACTGGCAAAGGTCCTGGACACCGAGCATGCTACCATCATGCCAAGCaaaggagagaaaagacGAACTCTTGCGTTCGATATTTCCTTCTGTGTGATAATTCCAGCATTCGTCATGGCGATTCACTATATCGTCCAAGAAAGGCGATATTTCATTTATGCTATTGTCGGCTGCATGCCTTCCTACATCAGCAGTTGGCCTAGTATTATCGTCAATCACATGTGGGCGCCACTTGTACTTACAGTTGCTGTAGTATATGCAG TGATTGTTGTATATCGCCTTATCAAGTACAAGCGTGAATTCAATTACATTATCTCAGTCAGCAGCTCCACAAATAAGTCAAGGTTCATGAGGCTCTTTATACTTTCTATGGTCCTGCTTCTCGGAAGTTATCCCGTCCAGATTTACGTTCTCTTCTTTAATATCACCGGATTCGGGCCTTTGCTGCCATTCTCATGGGCTGAAGTGCACGGGCCAGAATGGCAGGTTATAGAAAAGTATCCAATGGGGGGTAAAGTATTCTTCGATCGTTGGATTCATGTTACTGCTGGATTTTTGTTGTTCGCTTTCTTTGGCTTTGGAAAAGATGCCACTCTCATGTATCGATCGTTTCTCCTCAAACTTGGCCTTGGACGACTCTTTCCTGGTCTTCAACATCCTCATATCATGGGCTCTGGGCACGGCTCTTCTAGGAGCAAAGGCGGATCCCTTGGAAGCCggacaagaataatttttaGAGGGAAGTCCGAAGACACCACGACTATGTCTACTGTTTCAAAGCCAGATGAATC GAGTTCTATGAGTATCGGGCCATTTATATCTAGCGACTCTGGACGCCGAAGCCCATCGTTTTCACTGAACAAGCCTGCTTCATCACATCTTGCGCGAACGACCCCAAATGAAAACCACTCTACTGAACCTTATCTATCTGATATCGGAAACATCTTGCAAGTTTCACCTCCTAGGCCTAGCCCACAACCGGGAACTGTTGACGTACGAACATCTTTCCCCGTCTCACCTAGGAGAGGAGACGATATGGTGTGA
- a CDS encoding uncharacterized protein (EggNog:ENOG410PJ17~COG:S~TransMembrane:4 (o86-104i111-129o202-222i412-431o)~BUSCO:11619at33183), producing MAEGSTTVPVVRQTSAECRRGSSPLTQLRHRHYHDPLKSSGTSPVLRGSRRAVSFSDTLCEARQSIKSSTDDFIRPRASVETDGSYWQSAPLALALVPAIGGIFFQNGSAVLTDVTLICLAGVFLNWSVRLPWDWYHAAQESTRRPPPDEVFDSEDRPNGEASRSDQETALAKDTQTDDSQKQPHGAGMGSKASRELHFHEMIALASCFIFPAFGTLLLHAIRSKLSRPSEGLISNYNLTIFLLAAEIRPLSHLLKLVQARTLHLRRAVESTSPNPDMMDATKIVDISRRLDELEAQVEELLTHKGEDQTAQESSSELEQKLCEIEAQVRKAMQVDIAALNRAVRKYEKRLTTSALDTDTRFDNIESQIRNIMFKKSPSPKSQGNLLLRWIRVLAKSIQPILLLPWHVLRRIVMLPISVTAWWFSILTRVLGWGGYPENANAKDSIRLKRIRRQNWH from the exons ATGGCCGAAGGGTCGACCACCGTGCCCGTTGTGAGACAGACGTCTGCGGAGTGTCGACGGGGCTCCTCACCTTTAACCCAACTTCGTCATCGTCATTACCATGATCCGCTAAAGTCAAGTGGAACCTCTCCGGTACTCCGCGGTTCCCGGCGAGCCGTATCCTTTTCTGACACACTCTGCGAGGCCCGTCAATCCATCAAATCATCGACGGATGACTTTATTAGACCACGGGCATCCGTTGAAACCGATGGATCCTATTGGCAGTCCGCTCCCTTGGCGCTGGCCCTAGTGCCTGCCATCGGCGgcattttcttccagaacgGGAGTGCAGTCCTTACAGACGTAACGCTGATATGTCTTGCCGGTGTATTCCTCAACTGGTCTGTGCGTCTACCATG GGATTGGTATCATGCTGCGCAGGAATCTACGCGCAGACCTCCACCAGACGAGGTCTTTGATTCGGAAGACAGGCCGAATGGCGAAGCTAGCCGAAGCGATCAAGAAACCGCATTGGCGAAAGACACTCAGACGGACGATTCTCAGAAGCAACCCCACGGAGCTGGCATGGGCTCTAAAGCAAGCCGGGAGCTTCATTTTCATGAAATGATTGCTCTTGCATCATGTTTTATCTTCCCTGCCTTTGGAACCTTGCTTCTTCATGCTATTAGATCGAAACTGTCACGGCCGTCTGAAGGTCTTATTTCGAATTACAATCTTACAATCTTTTTACTCGCTGCTGAAATCCGACCTTTGTCTCACCTCCTAAAGCTAGTGCAAGCCAGAACTCTCCACCTACGGCGAGCAGTAGAGTCAACGTCTCCAAACCCTGATATGATGGATGCTACAAAAATTGTCGACATTTCTAGGCGTCTCGATGAATTGGAAGCACAAGTTGAAGAGCTGTTGACTCACAAAGGTGAGGATCAGACAGCACAAGAGTCCTCGAGCGAACTTGAACAGAAACTATGCGAGATCGAAGCCCAGGTGCGGAAAGCTATGCAGGTAGATATTGCTGCTTTGAATCGTGCTGTTCGCAAATACGAGAAGCGACTCACGACATCGGCATTGGATACCGATACGCGATTCGACAACATCGAGTCCCAGATCCGCAACATTATGTTTAAAAAATCTCCTAGCCCTAAATCTCAAGGCAACCTTCTCTTGCGCTGGATACGGGTATTGGCCAAGTCCATTCAGCCAATCCTCCTTTTGCCATGGCATGTCTTAAGGAGAATAGTCATGCTTCCAATTTCGGTTACAGCATGGTGGTTTTCTATACTGACGAGAGTCCTGGGCTGGGGTGGATATCCAGAGAACGCAAATGCGAAGGATTCTATTCGGCTGAAACGAATCCGCCGTCAAAATTGGCATTGA
- a CDS encoding uncharacterized protein (EggNog:ENOG410QDDJ~COG:U~BUSCO:1303at33183), giving the protein MSIHESSTPTALREAPGAFPVQPDEGNGAQGASNLNTLSRAVHARRAEYIRQRTVKVRIGSWNVAALPGTEEDLGRWFAGPPGRTDKSVGEDAPQNVELGHADGASLANDENRSNERCAGKPPSLQGPSRNATVNDRAAQPGDEDIDIFVLGLQEIVDLSSPAETLRPYVDPAPANKWKEAIHKALPSGYTLISSQQLTGLLLLVYASQSIAPSISSVSSTSVGTGLMGYMGNKGAVATRIVLGGATRIVLINCHLSAGADKASLDRRNWDASQIVMRTQFDPIEDDDDVDFTSSQTLGDEEFAFWFGDLNYRLEDIPGEDVRRLLHLHTENDFGPLPKRDMDSGKSRCSQESSRSEGNFSSEAISMADNDVETCQDPASLETTLASLLPHDQLRAQQKNRKAFYEAWREGDIKFLPTYKYDIGRIGQFDSGEKQRSPSWCDRILYRTKEDYLKYQKRMKEDEDARKRDEEMKYLGLDQEAEDDNVLFDYDPEFDGAEYDENEDTVEDIVADTDQGNGSGASLNMICYRSHQDIASSDHKPIHADFILTYDAVIQDLKAKVHQEVARELDKAENEARPDITVVVDQPANVSEDHKLAPNGIADRDTVSFGQVRYDVPISRSVTLANTGSVPATLSFQYRPVAADEDSRVSPPWLHLKVDWPADAHAQTSSSQKEYTLPPGESAHVQLVLCVFDVNFVRQLNAGEAELEDILVLRVSSGRDHFVSVRGKWLLSCFGLSLEELTRIPEGGIRSLDVASLSPYLSGNNQIDNIRTSAPRELFRLTEAVAELTERSIAEWGMIGNGDDTGNNARPWGCQRAGWPFEPETWSLRNSRERYKLLGLIREGLDTGAPFFAQFPAEVPSRYRAELLAETLLAFLRSLYDGLITRALWSEVESQVFSREKSMSASLSPEQAQSQVLEALASSPAHSVSFTFLTFMLNRISSEIAPLVPPPISTPVSPITPTTPSISSLDRGSTDLTEPLSPSISMAAPILPRPSITFSFPFRSRSRTLSSSDDNNVPVSHSRPPTSSATINIATSSIARRQAVNKAFVAIFADVIYSKDIPVPEKDKERRVLAERKRSVIEPFLRSEADS; this is encoded by the coding sequence ATGTCGATCCACGAGTCCTCCACGCCCACCGCCCTTCGCGAAGCCCCAGGCGCATTCCCGGTCCAGCCGGACGAGGGAAACGGTGCTCAAGGAGCGTCCAACCTCAACACATTGTCCCGAGCAGTACACGCCAGAAGAGCGGAATATATCCGCCAACGAACGGTCAAGGTGAGAATAGGATCATGGAACGTTGCGGCACTGCCGGGAACGGAGGAAGATCTTGGGAGGTGGTTTGCGGGGCCTCCCGGAAGGACGGACAAGTCCGTTGGCGAGGATGCACCTCAGAATGTTGAGCTGGGACATGCCGATGGAGCCTCCCTTGCTAACGATGAGAATAGAAGTAATGAACGGTGCGCAGGAAAGCCACCTTCACTGCAAGGACCCAGCCGGAACGCGACTGTTAACGATCGAGCTGCTCAACCTGGCGATGAAGACATTGATATTTTTGTGTTAGGATTGCAGGAAATTGTTGATCTTTCGTCTCCGGCCGAGACGCTGAGACCATACGTGGATCCAGCCCCAGCAAATAAGTGGAAAGAAGCGATCCACAAGGCGCTCCCTTCCGGTTATACGCTCATATCCTCACAGCAGCTCACTGGCTTGCTCCTGTTGGTTTATGCCTCTCAATCAATAGCTCCAAGTATCTCTTCCGTTAGTTCTACAAGTGTTGGAACCGGATTGATGGGGTACATGGGCAACAAAGGAGCGGTTGCAACGCGTATAGTTCTCGGTGGAGCAACACGTATTGTTCTCATAAACTGTCACCTCTCCGCCGGGGCTGACAAAGCGAGCTTGGACAGGAGGAACTGGGACGCCTCGCAGATTGTGATGCGGACGCAGTTTGATCCTATcgaagatgacgatgatgtaGATTTTACATCAAGCCAAACCTTGGGAGATGAGGAGTTTGCTTTCTGGTTTGGTGACTTGAATTATCGTTTGGAAGACATTCCAGGCGAGGATGTGCGACGACTCCTCCATTTGCATACCGAGAATGACTTCGGTCCGTTGCCCAAACGTGACATGGATAGCGGCAAATCTAGATGTTCCCAGGAATCTAGTCGCTCGGAAGGAAATTTTTCCTCTGAAGCTATTTCAATGGCGGATAATGACGTCGAAACATGTCAGGATCCTGCTTCTCTAGAGACTACTCTTGCGTCCCTTCTCCCACACGACCAACTACGTGCCCAACAAAAGAACCGGAAAGCATTTTATGAGGCATGGAGAGAAGGTGACATAAAATTTTTGCCCACTTACAAATACGATATTGGTCGTATTGGGCAGTTCGATTCGGGCGAGAAGCAACGGAGCCCAAGTTGGTGTGATCGAATATTGTATCGAACAAAGGAAGACTATCTGAAATACCAGAAACGGATgaaagaagacgaagatgcGAGGAAAAGGGATGAAGAGATGAAGTATCTTGGATTGGATCAAGAGGCGGAAGATGACAACGTGCTTTTTGACTATGATCCTGAGTTTGATGGAGCGGAGTATGATGAGAATGAAGACACAGTTGAGGATATAGTCGCAGATACCGACCAAGGAAATGGCTCTGGGGCCTCACTGAATATGATCTGCTATAGGTCACATCAGGATATTGCTTCTTCGGACCATAAACCCATACATGCCGATTTTATTCTGACATACGATGCCGTCATTCAAGATTTAAAGGCAAAGGTGCACCAAGAGGTTGCTAGAGAGCTAGATAAGGCTGAGAACGAGGCGCGCCCAGATATTACAGTTGTCGTTGATCAACCCGCCAACGTATCCGAAGACCACAAACTCGCCCCGAACGGGATTGCCGATCGAGACACCGTCAGCTTTGGACAAGTTCGTTACGATGTCCCGATATCGCGGAGCGTAACACTTGCGAATACCGGTAGTGTCCCAGCCACTCTCTCATTCCAGTATAGGCCTGTGGCTGCTGATGAAGACTCTCGTGTTTCTCCCCCCTGGCTCCATCTCAAGGTAGATTGGCCTGCGGATGCCCATGCGCAGACGTCAAGTTCCCAGAAGGAGTATACATTGCCTCCTGGCGAATCAGCACACGTACAACTTGTTCTTTGTGTCTTTGACGTGAACTTCGTTCGGCAGCTGAACGCTGGTGAAGCTGAACTTGAAGACATACTGGTCTTACGTGTTTCTAGTGGCCGAGATCATTTCGTTTCGGTTCGTGGGAAGTGGTTACTGTCATGCTTTGGCCTATCACTGGAGGAGCTCACTCGAATTCCTGAAGGAGGCATTAGGAGTTTAGACGTTGCCAGTCTCTCGCCCTATTTGTCCGGAAATAACCAGATCGATAACATCCGAACATCTGCTCCCCGCGAACTTTTCCGGTTGACTGAAGCAGTAGCCGAACTCACGGAACGTTCCATAGCAGAATGGGGTATGATTGGTAATGGTGATGATACAGGCAATAACGCACGTCCCTGGGGTTGTCAGCGGGCTGGTTGGCCGTTTGAACCCGAAACATGGTCACTGAGGAACAGCCGTGAGCGATACAAGCTTCTAGGCTTGATCCGCGAGGGACTAGATACTGGCGCCCCGTTCTTCGCTCAGTTCCCTGCTGAGGTTCCATCACGTTATCGAGCAGAGCTTCTTGCTGAAACCCTGCTTGCATTCTTACGGTCTCTATATGACGGGCTTATTACTCGGGCGCTATGGAGCGAGGTAGAAAGTCAAGTTTTTTCTCGCGAAAAGTCGATGTCTGCTTCTTTATCACCGGAACAGGCCCAGTCCCAAGTCCTCGAAGCCCTCGCTTCATCACCGGCCCACAGCGTCTCTTTTACATTCCTTACGTTCATGCTTAACCGCATTTCCAGTGAAATTGCGCCATTAGTACCGCCTCCCATTTCAACACCCGTGTCACCAATTACTCCAACAACACCCTCTATATCTTCTCTCGACCGTGGTTCCACAGACCTCACAGAACCTTTGAGCCCCTCAATATCAATGGCTGCGCCCATTTTACCTCGTCCATCCATTACATTCTCATTCCCATTCAGATCGCGCAGCCGCACGTTGTCGAGTAGTGATGACAACAATGTCCCTGTCTCTCATTCAAGGCCTCCCACCAGTAGTGCGACGATTAACATAGCTACCTCTTCAATTGCGAGACGTCAAGCAGTGAATAAGGCATTTGTGGCAATATTCGCAGACGTCATATATTCGAAGGACATTCCGGTACCCgagaaagataaagagagGCGAGTGTTagcagagagaaagagatctgttatagAGCCATTCTTGAGAAGCGAGGCGGACAGCTGA